The proteins below are encoded in one region of Desulfobacterales bacterium:
- the nifA gene encoding nif-specific transcriptional activator NifA: MPQQSGDIRPTDDIGLLYQITRVLNQSPDLKQSLYDVLELLSKTMNMVRGTITLLNPLNNEINIEVAHGMPKSALHKGKYQLGEGITGQVIQTGRAVAIPKISDDARFLNRTATRKKEKDQDLSFICVPIKKETQVIGALSVDRPYDPDYPLEEGKKLLSVIAAMIATQVTHLERLRIEKEQLEAENERLQAELQKKYRIKNIIGNSNKMREVFQMISQVAESNATVLIRGESGTGKELVANAIHYNSRRSKHPFIKLNCAAIPVNLIESELFGHEKGAFTGALHQKTGKFELADKGTLFLDEIGSIDPDVQVKLLRVLQEREIERVGGNKSIRVDVRIVAATNRNLEQAVTEGSFRSDLYYRINVFPIYLPPLRERKTDILVLAEFFLEKYARENNKSILRFSTPSIDMLMGYHWPGNVRELENCIERAVLLCEDQVIHSFHLPPTLQTGQTSDTLPNASLDSAVERLEQEMIIDTLKHTRGNISQAAKALHTTVRKLSYKAGKYAIDPRQYR, from the coding sequence ATGCCACAGCAATCAGGCGACATAAGACCCACCGATGATATCGGACTGTTGTATCAGATCACCCGGGTACTGAACCAGTCACCGGACTTAAAGCAGTCCCTCTATGATGTGCTGGAACTGCTCTCCAAAACCATGAACATGGTCCGGGGCACCATCACGCTTTTAAATCCCTTAAACAATGAGATCAATATCGAAGTGGCCCACGGCATGCCCAAAAGTGCCTTGCATAAAGGTAAATACCAGCTCGGCGAAGGCATCACCGGCCAGGTCATCCAAACCGGCCGGGCGGTGGCCATTCCGAAAATAAGTGATGATGCCCGATTTTTAAACCGCACCGCCACCCGCAAAAAAGAAAAGGACCAGGACCTTTCCTTTATCTGCGTGCCGATTAAAAAGGAGACCCAGGTAATCGGCGCCTTAAGCGTGGACCGGCCCTATGATCCGGATTATCCGCTCGAAGAAGGCAAGAAGCTTTTATCGGTGATTGCGGCCATGATCGCCACCCAGGTCACACATCTGGAGCGGCTGCGCATTGAAAAAGAGCAGCTTGAGGCTGAAAATGAGCGGCTTCAGGCCGAACTTCAGAAAAAATACCGCATTAAAAACATCATCGGCAACAGCAACAAAATGCGGGAGGTCTTTCAGATGATCTCCCAGGTGGCGGAGAGCAACGCCACGGTCTTAATCCGCGGGGAGTCGGGTACCGGAAAAGAGCTGGTGGCCAATGCCATTCACTATAACAGCCGCCGGTCCAAGCACCCCTTTATCAAGTTAAACTGCGCGGCCATTCCGGTCAACCTGATTGAGAGCGAACTCTTCGGCCATGAAAAAGGGGCCTTTACCGGCGCCCTGCACCAGAAAACCGGAAAATTCGAGCTCGCAGACAAAGGCACCCTGTTTTTAGACGAAATCGGCTCCATCGATCCGGATGTGCAGGTAAAACTGCTGCGGGTGCTTCAGGAACGGGAAATCGAACGGGTGGGGGGCAACAAATCCATCCGCGTGGATGTCCGGATTGTTGCGGCCACCAACCGGAACCTGGAACAGGCGGTCACCGAGGGCAGCTTCCGGAGCGACCTCTATTACCGGATCAATGTGTTTCCCATTTACCTGCCGCCCCTGCGGGAACGCAAAACCGACATCCTGGTGCTGGCGGAATTTTTCCTGGAAAAATACGCCCGGGAGAACAACAAGTCCATCCTCCGCTTTTCCACCCCGTCCATTGACATGCTCATGGGCTACCACTGGCCCGGCAATGTAAGGGAACTCGAAAACTGCATTGAACGGGCCGTGCTATTATGCGAGGATCAGGTGATTCACAGCTTTCATCTGCCGCCTACGCTTCAGACCGGGCAGACATCGGACACCCTGCCCAATGCATCCCTTGATAGCGCCGTGGAGCGCCTGGAACAGGAAATGATCATCGACACGCTGAAACACACCCGGGGCAATATCTCCCAGGCGGCCAAAGCCCTTCATACAACGGTGCGAAAATTATCCTACAAAGCCGGCAAGTATGCTATCGATCCCCGGCAATACCGGTAA
- a CDS encoding P-II family nitrogen regulator has translation MKKIEAIIKPFKLDDVKEALNDIGIHGMTVAEVKGYGRQKGHTEIYRGAEYAVDFIPKIKIEVVVEAERAERVAETIQKAAYSGKIGDGKIFIMPMDQVIRVRTGETGQDAL, from the coding sequence ATGAAAAAAATTGAAGCCATTATCAAACCGTTTAAGTTAGATGATGTAAAAGAGGCCTTAAACGATATCGGCATCCACGGCATGACCGTGGCGGAGGTCAAGGGCTACGGCCGCCAGAAAGGCCATACCGAGATTTACCGGGGGGCTGAATATGCGGTTGATTTTATACCCAAAATAAAAATCGAGGTGGTGGTTGAGGCGGAGCGGGCCGAGCGGGTGGCGGAGACCATCCAAAAGGCGGCGTATTCGGGAAAAATCGGGGACGGCAAGATTTTTATCATGCCGATGGATCAGGTCATCCGGGTCAGGACCGGGGAGACCGGCCAGGACGCTCTATAA
- a CDS encoding PilZ domain-containing protein gives MPVKVFVNSDNTATLMCPNCQNTRIVDVSKYLRPDAPSKLKAKCKCGHSYVVSLEKRKYFRKDTQLEGIYRYTLSSSIVSSGEVQGRLMVINISKTGMRLKLNAMPRFQVGDLINVEFQLDDSKNSLINRNVYVRNMKGFFIGVEYATQPSLDSALGFYLFH, from the coding sequence ATGCCAGTTAAAGTATTTGTCAACAGCGATAATACGGCCACACTGATGTGCCCGAACTGCCAGAACACCCGCATTGTTGACGTATCCAAGTATCTTCGCCCGGATGCCCCGTCAAAGCTGAAGGCCAAATGCAAATGCGGCCATTCCTACGTCGTATCTCTGGAAAAACGGAAATATTTCCGTAAAGATACCCAGCTTGAAGGGATTTACCGCTATACGCTCTCCAGCTCCATTGTCTCCTCTGGGGAAGTGCAGGGGCGCTTAATGGTAATCAATATCTCAAAAACCGGCATGCGATTAAAATTAAACGCCATGCCCCGGTTTCAGGTCGGGGACCTAATTAATGTGGAATTCCAATTAGATGACAGTAAAAACAGCCTGATCAACCGGAATGTTTATGTCCGGAACATGAAGGGCTTTTTCATCGGCGTGGAATACGCCACCCAGCCATCGCTTGACAGTGCCCTTGGCTTCTACCTATTCCATTGA
- the glnE gene encoding bifunctional [glutamate--ammonia ligase]-adenylyl-L-tyrosine phosphorylase/[glutamate--ammonia-ligase] adenylyltransferase encodes MAEKVRKIQAIDAFPEKLRIDLAESWEKYTAACDKAGVSVPEDPETVHALRLGFAFSPFVARWAARAPGIIDDLTVSGDLSRSYHAGDFVSKTQPVCQAAENEADLISRLRRVRCREMIRIAIRDLCGWADLHETMADLTHFAEVCLDCALNAVYQWMSAQYGAPQLKDGSRQLPVVLGVGKLGGAELNFSSDVDLIFAFPEKGQIPSNGRPISHEEFFSKLFRRLINILSKNTPDGFVFRVDTRLRPYGDSGPIAMSFDAFETYYQHQGREWERYALIKARPVAGDREAGQRLIERLRPFVFRRYLDFGTFEDLREMKRKIVQEVKRKGLSGNIKQGPGGIREIEFFGQVFQLIRGGVNPAFQTRNLLATLKILLDEHCIPEAVYNELCDAYCFLRDTEHRLQVFEDRQTHTLPRDEMPGMRLALSMGFSDWQAFYQTLSAHMDRVHSHFNELLADPSEAAGENSGTGPLVEELWNSLSDRERSREILSEIGFSEPDQILELLRQFLDVPDAPDISSEGRVRIYRLMPRILQKASESEAPADVLQRVFELIRAIRRRSCYIALLLENPEALTHLIQLAAASSWIVSFLDRHPLLLDELLDPRSLYVPLGKAELEQEIRQRIDRADPWDLEQQMDELRIFKQSHTLRIAAADVAGLLPLMKVSDRLTYLAETVLDVVLFLSWAHLESKYGLPGGVSAEHAKGFAVVAYGKLGGYELGYGSDLDLVFLHAAPRGYTQGGRLSPIDNHQFYVRLGQRVIHFLTTMTPTGKLYDADMRLRPSGNAGVLVSHIDAFAEYQRDEAWTWEHQALLKARPISGDPAVGNYFLDIRRRILTQKREGANLRQEVADMRNRMREAHASGRGSKRFDIKNDPGGIIDIEFLVQYLILVSAHDHPDLVRWTDVVRQLNALAIAGVIDDITAHILKQAYLVYRYLVHRLNLQQKPARIAASRLTEHRQRVRRIWSFFSME; translated from the coding sequence ATGGCTGAAAAAGTAAGAAAAATTCAGGCGATAGACGCTTTTCCGGAAAAACTCCGGATCGACCTGGCTGAAAGCTGGGAAAAGTATACGGCCGCCTGTGATAAGGCAGGCGTTTCGGTTCCCGAGGATCCGGAGACCGTACACGCGCTTCGGCTCGGGTTTGCGTTCAGCCCGTTCGTCGCCCGATGGGCGGCCCGGGCGCCCGGGATCATCGATGACCTGACGGTGAGCGGGGATCTTTCCCGATCTTACCATGCCGGGGATTTTGTCTCAAAGACTCAGCCGGTCTGTCAGGCGGCGGAAAACGAGGCGGATCTGATCAGCCGGCTCCGCCGCGTAAGATGCCGGGAGATGATTCGTATTGCGATCCGGGATCTCTGCGGGTGGGCGGATCTCCATGAAACCATGGCGGACCTTACCCATTTTGCCGAGGTCTGCCTGGACTGCGCCCTGAACGCGGTGTATCAATGGATGAGTGCACAATACGGCGCGCCTCAGTTAAAAGACGGCAGCCGGCAGCTGCCGGTGGTGCTTGGCGTGGGTAAACTGGGCGGGGCGGAGCTGAATTTTTCCTCTGATGTGGACCTCATTTTTGCGTTTCCCGAGAAGGGACAAATCCCTTCAAACGGGCGCCCGATCAGCCATGAGGAGTTCTTCTCCAAACTCTTCCGGCGGCTTATCAATATTTTGTCCAAAAATACACCGGATGGTTTCGTCTTTCGGGTGGATACCCGCCTGCGCCCCTATGGCGACTCCGGGCCGATAGCCATGAGTTTTGATGCGTTTGAAACCTATTACCAGCATCAGGGGCGGGAGTGGGAGCGGTATGCGCTCATCAAGGCCCGGCCGGTGGCAGGCGACCGGGAGGCCGGCCAACGCCTGATCGAACGGCTGCGGCCCTTTGTATTTCGGCGCTACCTCGATTTCGGCACTTTTGAGGACCTTCGGGAGATGAAGCGGAAAATTGTCCAGGAGGTCAAGCGCAAGGGGCTTTCAGGAAACATCAAGCAGGGGCCCGGCGGCATCCGGGAGATCGAATTTTTCGGGCAGGTGTTTCAACTGATCCGCGGGGGCGTAAATCCGGCCTTTCAGACACGTAACCTGCTGGCCACATTGAAGATTCTTTTGGATGAGCACTGTATTCCGGAGGCTGTCTACAATGAGCTTTGCGATGCGTATTGCTTTCTTCGGGACACCGAGCATCGCCTGCAGGTATTTGAGGACCGGCAGACCCATACCCTTCCCAGGGATGAAATGCCGGGCATGCGGCTGGCCCTTTCCATGGGTTTTTCCGATTGGCAGGCGTTTTATCAAACCCTTTCCGCCCATATGGACCGGGTGCATAGCCATTTCAACGAGCTGCTGGCCGATCCGTCGGAAGCAGCCGGGGAGAATTCCGGAACCGGTCCGCTGGTTGAGGAATTATGGAATTCATTGTCTGACAGGGAGCGCTCCAGGGAGATCCTTTCGGAAATCGGGTTTAGCGAGCCAGATCAAATCCTTGAGCTCCTGCGCCAGTTTCTGGATGTTCCGGATGCCCCGGATATAAGCTCTGAGGGCAGGGTTCGGATTTACCGCCTGATGCCCCGGATCCTTCAGAAAGCTTCTGAATCCGAAGCTCCGGCGGACGTATTGCAGCGGGTTTTTGAGCTGATCCGTGCAATTCGCCGCCGCTCCTGCTATATAGCCCTGCTGCTTGAGAACCCGGAGGCGCTCACCCATCTGATTCAATTGGCTGCCGCCAGTTCCTGGATTGTGTCATTTCTGGATAGGCATCCCCTGCTTTTGGATGAGCTGCTGGACCCGCGGAGTCTATATGTGCCCCTTGGCAAGGCTGAGCTTGAACAGGAGATCCGGCAGCGAATCGATCGGGCGGATCCGTGGGATCTGGAGCAGCAGATGGATGAACTCCGGATATTCAAGCAGAGCCACACCCTGCGGATTGCGGCCGCGGATGTGGCCGGTCTCCTGCCATTGATGAAGGTGAGCGACCGGCTGACCTATCTGGCGGAAACGGTGCTTGATGTGGTGCTTTTCCTTTCATGGGCGCATCTTGAGAGCAAGTACGGTCTGCCCGGCGGCGTTTCTGCGGAGCACGCCAAGGGGTTTGCGGTGGTGGCCTACGGCAAGCTGGGCGGTTATGAACTGGGCTACGGCTCGGACCTGGACCTGGTGTTTCTGCATGCCGCCCCGCGGGGGTATACCCAGGGCGGCCGGCTTTCCCCCATTGACAACCATCAGTTCTACGTCCGGCTGGGCCAGCGGGTGATCCATTTTTTAACCACCATGACCCCTACCGGAAAACTCTATGATGCGGATATGCGTCTGCGGCCCAGCGGGAATGCGGGCGTGCTGGTCAGCCATATCGATGCATTCGCAGAATATCAGCGCGATGAGGCCTGGACCTGGGAGCATCAGGCCCTGCTCAAGGCCCGGCCGATTAGCGGTGATCCGGCGGTTGGCAATTATTTTCTGGATATCCGCCGCCGGATTTTAACCCAAAAGCGTGAAGGGGCCAATCTCAGGCAGGAAGTGGCGGATATGCGCAACCGCATGCGCGAGGCGCACGCCAGCGGTCGGGGCAGTAAGCGTTTTGATATCAAGAATGATCCGGGCGGTATTATTGATATCGAATTTCTCGTGCAGTATCTGATTCTGGTTTCCGCACACGATCATCCCGATCTGGTGCGCTGGACGGATGTGGTCCGGCAGCTGAACGCCCTGGCCATTGCCGGTGTCATCGATGATATCACCGCCCATATCCTCAAGCAGGCCTATCTGGTGTATCGGTATCTGGTCCACCGGCTGAACCTGCAGCAGAAGCCGGCCAGAATTGCCGCCAGCCGGCTGACAGAGCATCGCCAGCGGGTCCGGCGGATATGGAGTTTTTTTTCAATGGAATAG
- a CDS encoding nucleoside deaminase, with protein MRDAYFMEKALEEAKAALTAGEFPVGCVIADGARVLAAAGRSGSRGDCPNELDHAEIIALRRLQEAGYTGNRRELTLYSTMEPCLMCLGAIILNNISRIVYAYEDVMGGGTGCRLADLPPLYADAGITVIPDVMRAESLALFRAFFSEPGQSYWQDSLLAQCTLEQD; from the coding sequence ATGCGCGATGCCTATTTTATGGAAAAAGCCCTTGAGGAGGCCAAAGCAGCCCTGACCGCGGGCGAATTTCCCGTGGGCTGTGTGATTGCCGATGGTGCCCGGGTACTCGCCGCCGCCGGCCGGAGCGGAAGCCGGGGGGACTGCCCGAATGAACTGGATCATGCGGAAATCATCGCCTTGAGAAGGCTTCAGGAGGCCGGTTATACGGGAAACAGAAGGGAACTCACCCTTTATTCCACGATGGAGCCCTGCCTGATGTGTTTGGGGGCGATTATTCTGAATAACATTTCCAGAATTGTTTATGCCTATGAGGACGTTATGGGCGGCGGCACCGGATGCCGGCTGGCGGATTTGCCGCCGCTTTACGCAGATGCCGGTATTACCGTGATTCCGGATGTGATGCGGGCGGAAAGCCTTGCGCTTTTCCGGGCTTTTTTCTCTGAGCCCGGCCAGAGCTACTGGCAGGACAGCCTGCTGGCCCAATGCACCCTGGAGCAGGATTGA